One Kaistella polysaccharea DNA segment encodes these proteins:
- a CDS encoding TrmH family RNA methyltransferase encodes MLIESFQNDKIKYIVRLLSDNRFRKKEGVFAVEGKQENERALKFGFENKEFYISENIFKDSLPTGNVHLVSDKVYDKIAYRGSSEGIIGLYRTPITELKNFKPSENSAIIIVESVEKPGNLGAILRSCEAFGIEALVITDSKVDFFNPNVIRSSVGCLFGMNIFQSGNEEVAEFLKTNSYKVYTTLMDESAEAIQSRNLKNKSAVVFGTEHSGLTDFWKGKGLNTIIPMSGSIDSLNLSNAVAICGYEILRQKMA; translated from the coding sequence ATGCTCATCGAAAGTTTCCAAAACGACAAAATAAAATATATAGTACGATTACTTTCGGACAACCGTTTTCGTAAAAAAGAAGGCGTTTTTGCAGTCGAAGGAAAACAGGAGAATGAAAGAGCACTAAAGTTCGGATTCGAAAATAAGGAATTTTATATCTCGGAGAATATTTTTAAAGATTCCTTACCAACTGGAAACGTCCATTTGGTTTCGGATAAAGTTTATGATAAAATTGCGTATCGTGGAAGTTCGGAAGGAATAATCGGATTGTACAGAACACCGATTACTGAATTAAAGAATTTCAAACCCTCTGAAAATTCCGCTATTATTATTGTAGAAAGTGTAGAAAAGCCTGGAAATCTGGGTGCAATTCTGCGAAGTTGCGAAGCTTTCGGCATTGAAGCGTTAGTTATCACCGACTCAAAGGTTGACTTTTTTAATCCCAATGTGATCCGCTCGAGTGTAGGCTGTCTGTTCGGGATGAATATTTTCCAATCAGGGAACGAAGAAGTGGCGGAGTTTCTGAAAACAAATAGTTATAAAGTTTACACCACTTTAATGGATGAAAGTGCCGAAGCCATTCAAAGCCGAAATTTAAAAAACAAAAGTGCCGTAGTTTTTGGCACTGAACATTCTGGCTTAACGGATTTCTGGAAAGGGAAAGGTTTGAATACGATTATACCGATGTCTGGCAGTATTGATTCTCTAAATTTAAGTAATGCAGTCGCGATATGCGGGTACGAAATTTTACGACAAAAAATGGCATAA